The segment CTGGCAATGGCGCGCAAGGCACGGGGCCGGTGATCAAGGGGCTGGTTCCCATTCACAAGGTTCAACCGGACTATCCGCGCCAGGCCTTGCAGGATGAGATCAATGGCGAAGTGGTTGCGATCCTGACCGTGGGGCCCGATGGCCGGGTCTCGCATGTCGAGATCAAGAAATCGAGCAACCGGATTTTCAACAACAGCGCCAAGTCGGCATTGATGCAGTACCGCTTCCAGGCTGACGGCGCGACTCACCTGGCAGAAATCGCGATCGGCTTCAATATCACGGACGCCCAGTAAGGGCGGGATGCCTGCGAGTCCGAAGACCGGCCCATGGCCGGTCTTTTTATTGTCCTTGGCAGGGCGGGATGGCGGTGAAGCAGTCGGCGCGCCAATCATTGAGCCGGATTGTTAATTGTCTTGAAATCTTCTGATATATTGCAATTCTGATCTGATGCTATGAAGTCTGGAAGTGGGCGGGGAAGTGGATGAATACAAGCAGGTTGTTGATCGTGCGGAGTTATGGTGTGCGCGCCGTGGCCCTCTTTCTTCTGTCCGTGTCAGCTGGTTGGGCATCGGTTGGAGACCGGGGAGTCGTGGTCCCCGATGCCCCGGTGTTCACTGTCGCTTGCGAGAGTCAGCTCGAAACGACCCGACGTCAGATCGCCCGTTTCGAAGAAGGCCGTTTCGATAGCGACCTGATGCGCGCATGGAACCGCATGCTGGTAGATTTGAATGCCGTCTGGCAGCCCGCCAGCCTGTGGGCCACTGTCAGCCCCGATCCTGACTTGCGTCGTGCGGCTGAGAAATGCGATCTTGCGTTCACCTCCCTGTTCAACGAAATCACCCAATCTCCAAAGCTGTATGCGCGGTTCCGAAACTATGTGGCGGTCGATGTCGTGGACCGTTCCGCCCGTGAATCGATCCTGCTCGATTTTGAAAGCAGCGGTGTCAATTTGCCTGCGCCGGCCAGAGGAAAGGCGCTGGCGATTTTTGCCGAAATTGGTCGTTTGCAACAGGCTTTTGCACGCAATCTGCGCGAAAACACCACGCGCCTGGTTTTCACGGAAGAGGAACTCAAAGGGGTGGATCCGGGGTTCCTGGCTGGCGAGCCCAGAGACCGGGAGGGGCGATACCTGATCGGTTTTGACGCGCCGGAGGCCGATGCCGTCATGTCATCGGCCCAGAGCGGTGCTGTCCGGCAGCGCTACAGCTTCGCGCTTAGCCGACGCGGCGGATCCGAGAACCTCGTGCTGCTGAACCGGATCGTTGTGTTGCGCAAGGAGCTGGCGCGTCTGATGGGATATGCCGGTTTCGCCGACTGGGAGTTGCGCTCCCATATGGCCGGCAGCGCCCGCGAGGTCAATAGCTTTCTTGCTGAAATCAAAAAGCGTGTCGAGCAACTGGAGCGCAATGAACTGGACTTGCTGACTTCGGAAAAGGCACGACGGAGCGGCCGGGACGAGGCGCGTCTTGAGCGCTGGGATGTTTCTTATTACCGGGACAGCTACATCGCCTCCCACTACCGGGTGGATGCCAGCGATATTCGCAAGCAGTTCCCGACCGGTGCGACGGTCGATTGGCTGCTGCTGGTGGCCAGTCGGCTGTACGGCCTGGATATCCGGCCTTCCGAGGCGTTGCCGGTCTGGCACGAGGACGTGCGCGGGTACGATGTCTACGACAAAGCCAATACCTGCTACCTCGGATCGTTCTATCTGGATCTTTTCCCGCGGGACGGCAAGCTCAAGCAGGACGCCACCATTGCCTTGCGCAGCGGCAGTCAGATCGAGGGCATTACACCGGTCAGCGTACTGGTTGCCAACTTCAGCCGTGACAATCTCGGCCAGGAAGAACTGTCGACGCTCTTTCACGAGTTCGGGCATGTCATGCACGGGGTGCTGTCGCGGGCGCGTTACCAGGTGAACGCCGGAACCAATGTGAAGATCGACTTTATTGAGGCGCCTTCGCAGATGTTCGAGGAGTGGGTGCGGCGCAAGGAGGCGCTGGCGCTGTTCACCGAGGCTTGTCCGAGCTGCCGTCCGGTGGATCTGGGCGTGGTATCGCGCATGAACGAAGCGCGCCAGTTCGGCCGTGGCATCGAGTATGGTCGTCAGTGGTTGTATGCCGCCTACGACATGTCGCTGGCCGGCGCGCGTCCTGGCGATGCCATGAAAACCTGGAGCGCGATGGAGTCGGCATCGCCTCTGGGGCATGTGGAGGGGACCCAGTTCCCGGGGATTTTCGATCACATTGTCAGCGGGGGCTACGCCGCTGGCTATTACGGCTATATGTGGTCGCAAGTCCTGGCTCTGGATATGTTGTCGGCTTTCGGGGACAACGTGATGGATCCGGTGGTCGGGCTGCGTTTCCGCAAGGAAATCCTGGAAAAAGGCGGGGAAGCGTCCCCTCAGGCACTGGTCAGGGCGTTTCTCGGCAGAGCGCCATCCTCCCAGGCCTTTTTCGCGGAAATCACCGGCCAGCGGCAGATTCCGAGTGTGGCCCAGGCAAGGCGCTGATCCTGGCCGCGCGTTGCAACGGCCGGTCAGTTGTCGGCGATCGGCAGTTGCAACGTCTCTTTGACCTCCTCCATGACCACATAGCTGCGCGATTCGTTGGCCGCCGGCAGTTGCAGCAGAATTTCACCCAGCAGCTTGCGATACATCGACATGTCGGGCAGTCGCGCCTTGATCAGATAGTCAAACTCCCCGGAGACCAGGTGGCATTCCAGAATTTCCGGAATATTGCACACGTCACGCCGGAATGCGTCGAAAATATCTCCCGATTTGGCGGATAGCTTGATCTCGACGAATACCAGCAGCTGAGCGCCCATCGCTTGGGGGTTCAGCCTCGCGTAATACCCTTCGATCACCCCTTCCCGCTCCAGCCGGCGCACCCGCTCGGTGCAGGGCGTGGTGGACAAGCCGATGCGTTCGGCCAGCTCGGTCATCGAGATCCGGCCATGGCTCTGCAGCAATCGGAGAATCTTCAAATCAAGCTTGTCGAGTCTCCGTTCGACAGGTAGATTTTTTTTCATATTTCCCCTGTAAATCAGGATTTTTTCAGATCAATTACCTAGTCGAAAGGTAAATTATAGTCAAAAAAATGCCTTCTGAATGAATATACTAACGGAATTCCCTGATCCAGAAAAACCGGTTTTCAAGCCGGACGCAAACGCAACGTGGAGAGTCTGTTCATGAAGGTGATCGTATTGGGTGGTGGCGTAGTCGGTGTTTCGACCGCTTGGTATCTGGCCAAGGCCGGATGCGAAGTAACAGTCGTCGATCGGGCCGAGTCTGTCGCCATGGAAACCAGTTTTGGCAACGCAGGGCAAATCTCCCCGGGATATTCCGCTCCCTGGGCCGCTCCCGGAATACCGCTAAAAGCCATCAAATGGTTGTTCCAGCGCCATGCCCCGCTGGCGTTCCGCCCGGATGGATCCCTGTACCAACTGCGCTGGATGGCGCAGATGCTGGCTAATTGCAACGAAAAGTCCTATGCCGTCAACAAGGCCCGCATGATGCGTCTGGCCGAATACAGCCGCGACAAAATCCGCGAGTTGCGCGAAGAAACCGGTATCGCCTATGAAGGCCGTCAGGGCGGCACGCTGCAGTTGTTCCGCTCTCAGGCGCAAGTTGACGCCATGCAGAAAGATATCGCCGTGCTTGAAGAGTGCGGCGTGCCGTTCCGCGTTCTCGATCTCGCTGGATGTGCTCAGGTCGAGCCGGCGTTGGCGCGTGTCGGAGACAAGATCAAGGGCGGCTTGCAATTGCCGAACGATGAGACCGGGGACTGCCATCTGTTTACTAGACAGCTCGCCGAGCTGGCCAAAGCTCGTGGCGTGGCATTCCGCCTGGGCGTCAGCGTTGACGGTCTTGAGGTGCGCGGTAATACGGTCACGGCCGTGCGTATCGGGCAGGAGCGGCTCGAGGCGGACCATGTGGTGGTCGCCATGGGCAGTTACTCGCGCGATTTCGTCAAAACGCTCGGCATCGATATCCCGGTTTACCCGGTAAAAGGCTATTCGCTGACCGTGCCCATCACCGATGCGAGCGCCGCTCCGGTGTCCACCATCCTCGATGAAACCTACAAGGTGGCGATTACGCGTTTCGATGACCGGATCCGCGTAGGAGGCATGGCGGAATTGTCGGGTTATAACCTGGATCTCAATCCGCGCCGGCGCGAAACGCTGGAAATGGTGGTGACCGATCTGTATCCGCAAGGCGGGGATGTGGCGTCGGCCTCTTTCTGGACCGGTCTGCGGCCCATGACGCCGGATGGCACGCCGATCATCGGTGGCACGCGATTTGCCAACCTCTCGCTCAATACCGGCCATGGCACCCTGGGCTGGACCATGTCCGCCGGGTCCGGCAAGGTTCTGGCCGACGTGATTACCGGACGTGCACCGGAGATCCGTATCGATGGTCTTTCCTTGCAGCGTTATGCGGCAACCGGCGAAACGCTGGTTGTGCCGTTGTCCACGGCCGGCACGGCAGGGGCGTAAATCATCATGCGTCCATTGCTTGCCACGATCCGGCTGGATCGCTTGAAGCACAATTACCTGCTCGCGCGTCGCTTGCATGGTGGCAAGGCCATCGCGGCGGTGAAGGCCAACGCGTATGGACACGGCGCCGTCGATTGTGCGCGGGCGCTGTCCGGCGTGGCGGACGGCTTTGCCGTGGCATGCCTCGAAGAGGCGGTAGAGTTGCGCGATGCCGGTATCGGTGAACCCATTGTCATGCTTGAAGGCGTTTTCGAGGCCGATGAACTTGAGGTCGTATCGGCTCTCGACCTGTGGCCGGTTGTTCAGAACGACGAGCAACTGGCCATGGTGCTGGCCGCCGATGCGCCGGGGTTGTCCCGTATCTGGCTGAAAATGGACTCGGGCATGC is part of the Paludibacterium paludis genome and harbors:
- a CDS encoding M3 family metallopeptidase, with translation MNTSRLLIVRSYGVRAVALFLLSVSAGWASVGDRGVVVPDAPVFTVACESQLETTRRQIARFEEGRFDSDLMRAWNRMLVDLNAVWQPASLWATVSPDPDLRRAAEKCDLAFTSLFNEITQSPKLYARFRNYVAVDVVDRSARESILLDFESSGVNLPAPARGKALAIFAEIGRLQQAFARNLRENTTRLVFTEEELKGVDPGFLAGEPRDREGRYLIGFDAPEADAVMSSAQSGAVRQRYSFALSRRGGSENLVLLNRIVVLRKELARLMGYAGFADWELRSHMAGSAREVNSFLAEIKKRVEQLERNELDLLTSEKARRSGRDEARLERWDVSYYRDSYIASHYRVDASDIRKQFPTGATVDWLLLVASRLYGLDIRPSEALPVWHEDVRGYDVYDKANTCYLGSFYLDLFPRDGKLKQDATIALRSGSQIEGITPVSVLVANFSRDNLGQEELSTLFHEFGHVMHGVLSRARYQVNAGTNVKIDFIEAPSQMFEEWVRRKEALALFTEACPSCRPVDLGVVSRMNEARQFGRGIEYGRQWLYAAYDMSLAGARPGDAMKTWSAMESASPLGHVEGTQFPGIFDHIVSGGYAAGYYGYMWSQVLALDMLSAFGDNVMDPVVGLRFRKEILEKGGEASPQALVRAFLGRAPSSQAFFAEITGQRQIPSVAQARR
- a CDS encoding winged helix-turn-helix transcriptional regulator; this encodes MKKNLPVERRLDKLDLKILRLLQSHGRISMTELAERIGLSTTPCTERVRRLEREGVIEGYYARLNPQAMGAQLLVFVEIKLSAKSGDIFDAFRRDVCNIPEILECHLVSGEFDYLIKARLPDMSMYRKLLGEILLQLPAANESRSYVVMEEVKETLQLPIADN
- a CDS encoding D-amino acid dehydrogenase, with protein sequence MKVIVLGGGVVGVSTAWYLAKAGCEVTVVDRAESVAMETSFGNAGQISPGYSAPWAAPGIPLKAIKWLFQRHAPLAFRPDGSLYQLRWMAQMLANCNEKSYAVNKARMMRLAEYSRDKIRELREETGIAYEGRQGGTLQLFRSQAQVDAMQKDIAVLEECGVPFRVLDLAGCAQVEPALARVGDKIKGGLQLPNDETGDCHLFTRQLAELAKARGVAFRLGVSVDGLEVRGNTVTAVRIGQERLEADHVVVAMGSYSRDFVKTLGIDIPVYPVKGYSLTVPITDASAAPVSTILDETYKVAITRFDDRIRVGGMAELSGYNLDLNPRRRETLEMVVTDLYPQGGDVASASFWTGLRPMTPDGTPIIGGTRFANLSLNTGHGTLGWTMSAGSGKVLADVITGRAPEIRIDGLSLQRYAATGETLVVPLSTAGTAGA